A window of the Methyloprofundus sp. genome harbors these coding sequences:
- a CDS encoding toxin, BrnA family (type II toxin-antitoxin system toxin) gives MKYEWDSLKAAGNSRKHGVEFADAVIALEDEYALTIEDNYHNEQRLKTLGMGALLNILLVVHVERGENNIRIISARKADKKEIKQYYKGLSYE, from the coding sequence CTAAAAGCTGCTGGAAATAGCCGAAAACATGGTGTTGAATTTGCTGATGCAGTTATCGCATTAGAAGATGAATATGCACTGACCATTGAAGATAATTACCATAATGAACAAAGGCTTAAAACTCTAGGTATGGGAGCTTTACTAAATATCTTACTTGTAGTTCATGTTGAGCGCGGAGAAAACAATATCCGCATTATATCGGCTCGAAAAGCAGATAAAAAAGAGATCAAACAATATTACAAAGGGTTGAGTTATGAGTGA
- a CDS encoding antitoxin, BrnT family (type II toxin-antitoxin system antitoxin), which yields MSEDFSEGKRGSVVPSDPNKVRITIRLDADIINHFKAQVNNAGGGNYQTLINDALREHIQAHNKSLEVMLRKIIRDELKLIKVA from the coding sequence ATGAGTGAAGATTTCAGTGAAGGAAAACGTGGCTCAGTAGTTCCCTCTGATCCAAATAAAGTACGAATTACTATCCGCTTAGATGCAGATATTATTAACCATTTTAAAGCACAGGTTAATAATGCAGGTGGTGGAAATTATCAAACACTTATCAATGACGCTTTACGAGAACATATTCAAGCTCACAATAAATCATTAGAAGTAATGTTGCGAAAAATAATTCGTGATGAATTAAAATTAATAAAGGTAGCGTAA